One part of the Candidatus Wallbacteria bacterium genome encodes these proteins:
- a CDS encoding type II toxin-antitoxin system RelE/ParE family toxin, which translates to MYRILLERTAEHDLKKLSPSDFHRIIPHIKSLAEEPRPTGCRKITNSKNDWRIRVGEYRIIYEIEDREKAVKIILPIRELTATFFQNMSGKILTFTRKSWSCT; encoded by the coding sequence GTGTATAGGATTCTGCTGGAACGTACTGCTGAACATGATCTCAAAAAGCTTTCTCCATCTGATTTCCACAGGATAATTCCGCATATAAAATCATTGGCAGAAGAACCCCGTCCGACTGGATGCAGGAAAATTACGAATTCCAAGAACGACTGGCGGATCAGAGTAGGCGAATACAGGATAATCTATGAAATCGAAGACCGGGAAAAGGCAGTCAAAATCATTCTACCGATTAGAGAGCTGACTGCCACTTTCTTTCAAAATATGTCCGGGAAGATCCTAACTTTTACACGTAAATCATGGTCCTGCACTTGA
- a CDS encoding DUF167 family protein, with protein sequence MFRERDGDTLFELTVKPGSGRVSLKVKKGIVHLSVTNPPVKNQANREIIRLLSEFFDVPVEIEKSMPGYRKLIRVKGLSMSDLKKKLGMADE encoded by the coding sequence TTGTTCCGCGAACGTGACGGAGACACACTTTTCGAACTCACTGTCAAGCCCGGGTCCGGCAGAGTAAGCTTGAAGGTGAAGAAAGGAATTGTGCATCTCTCAGTGACCAATCCCCCGGTGAAGAACCAGGCCAACAGGGAAATCATCAGGTTATTATCGGAATTTTTCGATGTCCCGGTGGAGATCGAAAAGAGCATGCCCGGATATCGCAAGCTGATCAGGGTTAAAGGACTTTCGATGTCAGATCTGAAAAAAAAACTGGGGATGGCAGATGAATAA
- the ispE gene encoding 4-(cytidine 5'-diphospho)-2-C-methyl-D-erythritol kinase → MWKFKAPAKINLFLDVIRRRDDGYHELATLMQKVSLFDELEYEEAPVFSISSSDPDLDREADGNLVTRMYRLLLECGVKLPGLKVRLRKNIPIGAGMGGGSSDAGTFLMSLEKELGIRIPGPARQWICRETGADVSFFAGPATSAWATGIGDQIEPVEITGRFPLLILKPYFPLSTAEVYHALTCGPVPESQVVALVEALNSEDWNGISLNLYNELEQAAESVRPEIRKYRALVSRMCLGPVMMSGSGSAFFGFRPKEIYFSPCQDYALYRVNFL, encoded by the coding sequence ATGTGGAAATTTAAGGCTCCCGCCAAAATAAATCTGTTTCTGGATGTGATCAGACGCCGGGATGATGGATATCATGAGCTTGCCACCCTCATGCAGAAAGTCAGCCTGTTCGACGAGCTCGAATACGAGGAAGCGCCTGTTTTTTCGATCTCTTCCTCTGATCCTGACCTTGATCGGGAAGCCGACGGCAATCTTGTCACCAGGATGTACCGCCTGCTTCTGGAATGCGGAGTGAAACTTCCGGGTCTCAAGGTAAGGCTTAGGAAGAATATCCCGATCGGAGCAGGAATGGGTGGTGGATCCTCTGATGCGGGGACATTTCTAATGTCTTTGGAAAAAGAACTCGGTATCCGGATCCCGGGACCAGCCAGGCAGTGGATCTGCCGTGAGACCGGCGCAGACGTCTCTTTCTTCGCTGGACCCGCCACCTCCGCATGGGCAACTGGAATCGGTGATCAGATCGAGCCTGTTGAAATTACAGGCAGATTCCCGCTTCTGATACTCAAACCCTATTTCCCGCTCTCCACGGCTGAAGTCTATCATGCCCTGACATGCGGACCTGTTCCGGAATCTCAGGTGGTCGCTCTGGTGGAAGCCTTGAATTCGGAAGACTGGAACGGCATCAGCCTGAATCTTTATAATGAACTGGAACAGGCTGCTGAGAGTGTCAGACCGGAGATCCGGAAATACAGGGCTCTCGTTTCCAGGATGTGCCTGGGGCCAGTGATGATGAGCGGCTCAGGCAGCGCTTTTTTCGGCTTTCGACCGAAGGAGATATACTTTTCTCCCTGCCAGGATTATGCTCTATACAGGGTGAATTTCCTATGA
- a CDS encoding type II toxin-antitoxin system Phd/YefM family antitoxin: protein MKQKLRHKPPEIVFHKGEPTAVILDIETYREMLERLDDQDDLKLLEEMRKKPLKFKDLGDFLKEYNPGV, encoded by the coding sequence ATGAAGCAGAAATTGCGGCACAAGCCACCAGAAATTGTTTTCCACAAAGGGGAACCAACTGCAGTAATTCTGGATATTGAAACCTACAGGGAGATGCTGGAACGGCTTGATGATCAGGATGATCTGAAGCTGCTGGAAGAAATGAGAAAAAAGCCTCTTAAATTCAAAGACCTCGGCGATTTCCTGAAGGAATACAATCCAGGTGTATAG
- a CDS encoding TIGR00266 family protein → MKDFTPKPAGQIADEIEFKIFGEDIQYVEVYLDPGETVIAEAGSMLYMNSDVELKTCMGTPEGTDLMGKLFKVGKRLLTGESIFLTTFTATGSNKTTVAFAAPYPGTILPMNLRELGGDIICQKDSFVCAAKGVDLDIFLNKKIGTGLFGGEGFILERIRGDGLAFVHAGGTLFGKDLAAGETLRIDTGCIVAYVPSVNYDVQYVGSIKTAIFGGEGLFYATLTGPGKVWLQSLPFSRLAGRIFAAAWQGGGKHKDEGSLLGGVGRLLGGD, encoded by the coding sequence ATGAAAGACTTTACTCCGAAGCCCGCAGGCCAAATCGCCGACGAGATTGAATTCAAGATATTCGGTGAGGATATACAGTATGTTGAAGTGTATCTGGATCCGGGAGAAACAGTAATTGCAGAAGCAGGTTCCATGCTCTACATGAACAGTGATGTGGAATTGAAAACATGCATGGGTACGCCTGAAGGCACTGACCTGATGGGCAAACTGTTCAAAGTGGGGAAACGCCTTCTGACAGGTGAGTCTATTTTTCTGACGACCTTCACAGCAACAGGCAGCAATAAAACCACAGTCGCGTTTGCAGCCCCCTATCCTGGTACAATCCTTCCCATGAATCTGCGTGAACTCGGCGGAGATATAATCTGCCAGAAAGACTCATTCGTCTGCGCCGCAAAGGGAGTTGATCTGGATATCTTTCTCAACAAGAAAATCGGCACAGGATTATTCGGAGGAGAAGGTTTCATCCTGGAAAGAATCCGGGGCGACGGCCTGGCTTTTGTGCATGCCGGAGGCACTCTGTTCGGAAAGGATCTGGCTGCCGGAGAAACTCTCAGGATCGATACAGGCTGCATTGTGGCTTATGTACCTAGCGTAAATTACGATGTCCAATATGTCGGCAGCATCAAAACCGCCATCTTTGGCGGTGAAGGTCTTTTCTACGCCACACTCACCGGCCCGGGAAAAGTCTGGCTGCAGTCACTGCCTTTCAGCAGGCTGGCAGGCAGAATCTTTGCAGCAGCCTGGCAGGGCGGTGGCAAGCATAAGGACGAAGGGTCACTGCTGGGTGGAGTAGGCCGATTACTGGGCGGCGACTGA
- a CDS encoding nucleotidyl transferase AbiEii/AbiGii toxin family protein, protein MKKSGAPFYLTGGTALSRHYFGHRYSDDLDLFLDNRIDFAVLVEHLIQDLDTKIKGFRVDRERTRKAENFLQTFIIPRADLNFSLKIDLVNDTVPHYGDFENSPVLGQIDSWRNILSNKVCALFRFEAKDIADIWTLSKNRAFDWRAIIKEAKNKEIGIDPVAFFEIINSVPVEALQTVKWTSSVDFNILKTELSTIADDVFRGRENTLFRLQR, encoded by the coding sequence GTGAAAAAATCAGGAGCACCGTTCTATCTGACAGGTGGTACCGCTCTTTCTAGGCATTATTTCGGTCACAGATATTCCGATGACCTGGATCTTTTCTTAGATAACCGGATTGATTTTGCGGTTCTTGTGGAACACCTGATTCAGGATTTAGATACTAAAATCAAGGGTTTCAGGGTCGACCGTGAGCGGACTCGGAAAGCGGAAAATTTTCTTCAGACATTTATCATACCCCGGGCTGACCTGAATTTTTCGCTCAAAATTGATCTGGTGAACGATACAGTACCGCATTACGGTGATTTCGAAAATTCTCCTGTGCTCGGTCAGATCGATTCCTGGCGGAATATTCTCTCAAATAAGGTCTGCGCTCTTTTCCGCTTTGAAGCCAAGGATATCGCGGATATCTGGACCTTGTCCAAAAACAGGGCTTTCGACTGGAGAGCGATAATAAAGGAAGCTAAAAACAAGGAAATCGGGATTGATCCTGTCGCATTTTTCGAGATCATCAATTCAGTCCCTGTGGAAGCTTTGCAAACAGTCAAATGGACTTCCAGTGTGGACTTCAATATTTTGAAAACCGAGCTGTCCACAATCGCAGACGATGTTTTCAGAGGCCGGGAAAATACTTTGTTTCGCCTTCAAAGATAA
- a CDS encoding CusA/CzcA family heavy metal efflux RND transporter, whose protein sequence is MINRIIDFCAENKFLVILLTAFAVITGWWCMLHLPLDAIPDLSDTQVIVYSRWDRSPDILEDQVTYPIVSGLLSTPGVKAVRGFSDFGYSYVYVIFDEGTDIYWARSRVLEYLSRIIPQLPAGVKTELGPDATALGWVFQYALVDTSGKNDLSQLRSFQDWYLRYQLQAVKGVAEVAPVGGFVRQYQVNVDPVSLQAFGIPLPKLVDAIRSGNNDVGGRLVEFNGREYMVRGRGYAKTTADLESIVIGLNQKSGTPILLKSVASVTLGPDIRRGVAELDGIGQTAGGIVIIRQGENALTVIERIKQKLKEIEPSLPQGVKIVTTYDRSDLILRAIDNLKHTLKEELFVVSLAILIFLLHFPSALIPIVTIPIAVMIAFIPMYFTKTTANIMSLGGIAIAIGAMVDAAIVVVEQTHKKLEHWEIEGRPGKFKDVIISAVKEVGGPSFFSLLVIAVSFLPIFVLEAQEGRLFKPLAYTKTFTMLVAAVLAITLDPVIRLLFTRFNEYNFKPRWLSALANVLLVGKIYSEEKHPISRPLMKLYKPLVGFVLKFPYTVICMALIVILSIIPLFEQIGSEFMPPLHEGSILYMPTTLPGISVTEAEKLLQVQDKILKSFPEVERVFGKIGRSETSTDPAPFSMSETTVILKPEMEWRKVHRWYSNLPEFLQNIFRHLKSDQISYEELIAEMDKAMQFPGVSNAWTMPIKGRIDMLSTGVRTPVGIKVMGSDLKKIEELGVQIEAIVKTVRGTRSAFAERTAGGYFLDFDLKREELARYGLSVADAQLIIMSAIGGDNISTTIEGLERYPINLRYAREYRDDLESLQRVLVPTAYGNVPLAQIADLRLVNGPGMIRNENGMLSGYVYVDVESSDLGGYVEELKAVVREKLSLPQGYTLLYSGQYESMTRVRERLKSVLPLTLFIVFLLLYFNTGSLLKTMIVMLAVPFSAVGAFWLIYLLHYNLSIAVWVGIIALLGIDAETGVFMLLYLDLALQEMKKKGALKTASDLKLAIEHGAVLRLRPKVMTVGVMFLALFPIMWSDGAGADVMKRIAAPMIGGIFTSFIMELLVYPAIYLVWKRKTEVQGD, encoded by the coding sequence TTGATCAACCGCATCATAGATTTCTGCGCTGAGAACAAGTTCCTGGTGATTCTACTCACTGCCTTTGCAGTCATCACCGGCTGGTGGTGCATGCTGCACCTGCCGCTGGACGCCATTCCCGATCTGTCGGATACTCAGGTGATTGTTTATTCCCGCTGGGACAGAAGCCCTGACATACTCGAAGATCAAGTCACCTATCCGATTGTCAGCGGACTGCTGAGTACTCCAGGAGTCAAGGCTGTCAGGGGATTCTCGGACTTCGGCTATTCATATGTGTATGTGATATTCGATGAAGGAACTGACATCTACTGGGCGCGTTCCAGGGTACTGGAATATCTGAGCAGGATCATTCCTCAGCTTCCGGCAGGAGTCAAAACCGAGCTGGGTCCTGACGCCACTGCCCTGGGCTGGGTGTTCCAGTATGCCCTGGTCGACACTTCCGGCAAAAATGATCTTTCACAGTTGCGCAGTTTCCAGGACTGGTACCTGCGCTATCAGCTGCAGGCTGTGAAGGGAGTGGCTGAAGTTGCACCTGTAGGCGGTTTCGTCCGTCAGTATCAGGTGAATGTTGACCCGGTATCGCTGCAGGCATTCGGAATTCCGCTTCCAAAGCTGGTCGATGCGATCCGTTCAGGCAACAATGACGTGGGCGGACGGCTGGTGGAATTCAATGGCCGCGAATACATGGTGCGTGGAAGAGGTTACGCCAAAACTACCGCAGACCTTGAATCGATCGTAATTGGTTTGAATCAGAAAAGCGGCACTCCCATATTGTTGAAAAGCGTTGCATCCGTCACCCTTGGCCCTGACATCAGGCGCGGAGTAGCTGAACTGGACGGGATCGGCCAGACAGCAGGCGGAATCGTGATCATCAGGCAGGGTGAAAACGCCCTCACAGTGATCGAGCGGATCAAGCAGAAGCTCAAGGAAATCGAACCCTCGCTCCCCCAAGGGGTGAAAATCGTCACTACTTATGACCGCTCTGACCTGATCCTGCGCGCCATTGACAATCTCAAGCATACTCTCAAGGAAGAATTATTCGTAGTCAGTCTTGCAATCCTGATCTTTCTTTTGCATTTCCCGAGCGCACTGATCCCGATCGTCACTATCCCAATCGCGGTAATGATCGCCTTCATACCCATGTATTTCACCAAAACCACAGCCAATATCATGTCGCTCGGCGGAATTGCCATTGCCATCGGCGCCATGGTGGATGCGGCGATCGTGGTTGTGGAGCAGACTCACAAGAAGCTGGAGCACTGGGAAATCGAGGGCAGACCGGGAAAGTTCAAAGACGTGATCATCTCCGCAGTCAAGGAAGTGGGCGGCCCGAGCTTTTTCTCACTGCTGGTGATCGCAGTTTCATTCCTGCCGATCTTTGTGCTGGAAGCCCAGGAAGGCAGGCTGTTCAAGCCTCTTGCCTATACCAAAACATTCACGATGCTGGTGGCTGCTGTTCTTGCCATCACGCTGGACCCGGTAATCAGACTTCTGTTCACCAGATTCAATGAATATAATTTCAAGCCCCGCTGGCTCTCTGCTCTTGCCAATGTACTGCTGGTAGGGAAAATCTACAGCGAGGAAAAACACCCGATCAGCAGGCCGCTGATGAAATTGTATAAACCGCTGGTAGGCTTTGTGCTGAAATTTCCATACACTGTAATTTGCATGGCTTTGATCGTGATTCTTTCCATCATTCCTCTTTTTGAACAGATCGGCTCTGAATTCATGCCGCCTCTTCACGAAGGTTCCATACTTTACATGCCTACAACTCTTCCCGGAATTTCAGTGACGGAAGCTGAGAAACTGCTGCAGGTACAGGATAAAATCCTGAAATCATTCCCTGAAGTCGAGCGCGTTTTTGGGAAAATCGGCAGATCCGAGACTTCCACTGATCCGGCACCATTTTCCATGTCTGAAACCACAGTGATCCTGAAGCCGGAGATGGAATGGAGGAAGGTACACCGCTGGTATTCAAATCTGCCTGAATTCCTGCAGAATATTTTCAGGCATCTGAAATCAGATCAGATCAGCTATGAGGAACTGATCGCTGAAATGGACAAGGCCATGCAGTTTCCCGGAGTCTCCAATGCCTGGACTATGCCGATCAAGGGCCGCATCGACATGCTTTCCACTGGAGTACGCACGCCGGTGGGCATCAAGGTAATGGGATCTGACCTGAAAAAGATCGAGGAACTGGGCGTGCAGATCGAAGCGATCGTCAAGACAGTCAGGGGCACAAGAAGCGCTTTTGCCGAGCGCACTGCAGGCGGATATTTTCTGGATTTTGATTTGAAGAGAGAGGAACTGGCACGCTACGGTCTTTCCGTGGCTGATGCCCAGCTGATCATCATGTCAGCCATCGGTGGCGATAATATCTCTACTACCATCGAGGGTCTGGAACGCTATCCCATCAACCTCCGCTATGCCCGTGAATATCGTGATGACCTGGAAAGCCTCCAACGGGTGCTGGTTCCGACAGCCTATGGAAACGTTCCTCTGGCGCAGATCGCTGATCTCAGGCTTGTGAACGGGCCAGGCATGATCAGGAACGAAAACGGCATGCTGTCAGGATATGTGTATGTGGATGTGGAAAGCTCAGACCTGGGAGGATATGTAGAAGAATTGAAAGCTGTCGTAAGGGAAAAACTCTCTCTTCCACAAGGCTATACTTTGCTCTACAGCGGGCAGTATGAATCCATGACCCGCGTCCGCGAGCGGTTGAAATCTGTTTTGCCATTGACTCTCTTCATCGTATTCCTGCTGCTTTATTTCAATACAGGCTCGCTCCTCAAAACCATGATCGTGATGCTGGCAGTGCCTTTTTCGGCTGTCGGCGCATTCTGGCTGATCTACCTGCTCCATTACAACCTGAGCATTGCGGTCTGGGTGGGCATCATCGCTTTGCTCGGGATTGACGCAGAAACAGGCGTGTTCATGCTGCTCTATCTTGATCTTGCACTTCAGGAGATGAAGAAGAAAGGTGCGCTGAAAACCGCATCTGACCTCAAGCTGGCGATTGAGCATGGCGCAGTGCTCAGGCTGCGTCCCAAAGTGATGACTGTGGGGGTGATGTTCCTGGCCCTCTTCCCCATCATGTGGTCTGACGGTGCAGGAGCCGACGTGATGAAGCGCATCGCTGCCCCAATGATCGGCGGAATCTTCACCTCATTCATCATGGAACTTCTTGTCTATCCGGCGATTTACCTGGTGTGGAAGCGGAAAACTGAAGTCCAAGGAGACTGA
- a CDS encoding peptide-binding protein, with translation MKTFGIELCMIISSIIVLSGCGGTVTERVETELKPGTSEVVSPSPSYGDTLIESYIGDLITLNPLISNEGVSELFYSRIFNGLVRYDENFRIVPDLADTWEISPDGLLLTFGLKRNVQWHDGVSFTSADVKFTFEKIMDPATGCPALESFGSFATVETPDDYTVRFRLKEQFAPALIYCGFYVIPRHIYQNEDIRTSKYNRNPIGTGQFRFVEWRSNEQIVMKANNGSFAGRPYINRYICKIIPDKGMAFLAFKRGEIDCYSLTWDQYAKQMDPQFLEKYNIYKVSIFFYYMPYNTQKPFLSDKNVRRALTMAIDRENLIKEVLRGFGKPASGPFVPGSWPCNQGIVPLQYSPEKARELLSAAGFCDSNADGYLDRDGKTLEIEILKVGKNPEAMILPKLIEEYWRKIGVKAKLSFVDWKTQMSRVSAGDFDAEISGRALGSWDPDIEYSAWHSSQIPDSSGRAGYNYPRYSNPEMDSLLDQGRKTYDFEERKKIYNRVHELIYEDQPCTFFYISDKLLAVDKRFYGISVTDSGTLTPIQYWYVPEGLQKYQ, from the coding sequence ATGAAAACATTTGGAATTGAATTGTGCATGATCATTTCCAGCATCATTGTATTGTCCGGATGCGGCGGAACAGTGACTGAGAGGGTTGAAACAGAATTAAAACCAGGAACCTCTGAAGTTGTATCCCCTTCTCCATCGTATGGCGATACTCTTATTGAATCCTACATCGGGGATCTCATAACTTTAAATCCCCTCATCAGCAATGAAGGAGTGTCTGAACTTTTCTACAGCAGGATTTTCAACGGCCTGGTGCGCTATGATGAAAATTTCAGGATCGTTCCCGACCTGGCAGACACCTGGGAAATTTCTCCTGACGGCCTGCTGCTCACCTTTGGACTGAAAAGGAATGTGCAGTGGCATGACGGGGTTTCATTCACTTCAGCTGACGTTAAATTTACTTTTGAAAAAATCATGGACCCTGCGACAGGATGTCCGGCACTGGAGTCTTTCGGTTCATTCGCAACAGTGGAAACCCCTGATGACTATACAGTACGGTTCAGGCTAAAAGAGCAGTTTGCTCCTGCTTTGATCTACTGCGGATTTTATGTGATCCCCAGACATATCTATCAGAATGAAGACATCAGAACATCAAAATACAACCGGAACCCGATCGGGACAGGCCAGTTCAGGTTTGTAGAATGGCGGTCCAACGAACAGATCGTGATGAAAGCCAATAACGGGAGCTTTGCCGGCCGGCCTTACATAAACCGCTATATCTGCAAGATCATCCCTGACAAAGGAATGGCATTTCTGGCTTTCAAACGGGGGGAAATTGACTGCTACTCCCTGACATGGGACCAGTATGCAAAACAGATGGATCCGCAGTTTCTGGAAAAGTACAACATTTACAAAGTCTCCATTTTTTTTTATTACATGCCTTACAACACACAGAAGCCCTTCCTTTCCGACAAAAATGTCCGTCGCGCACTCACCATGGCTATTGACCGTGAAAATCTGATCAAAGAAGTCCTGCGTGGTTTTGGAAAACCTGCCTCAGGTCCTTTTGTGCCCGGCTCATGGCCGTGCAATCAGGGCATTGTTCCTCTTCAGTATTCCCCGGAGAAAGCCCGGGAACTGCTGAGCGCGGCAGGCTTCTGCGACAGCAATGCAGACGGCTACCTGGACCGTGATGGAAAAACTCTCGAAATAGAAATCCTCAAGGTCGGTAAAAACCCTGAAGCCATGATCCTGCCTAAATTGATTGAGGAATACTGGCGGAAGATCGGAGTCAAGGCAAAATTGAGCTTTGTGGACTGGAAAACCCAGATGAGCAGAGTGTCTGCCGGCGATTTTGATGCCGAGATTTCAGGGCGGGCTCTGGGTTCCTGGGATCCTGACATAGAATATTCGGCCTGGCACTCATCGCAGATTCCAGACTCATCCGGCAGGGCAGGATACAATTACCCCCGCTACAGCAACCCCGAGATGGACAGTCTGCTTGATCAGGGACGGAAAACATATGACTTCGAAGAGAGAAAGAAAATCTACAACCGCGTGCATGAGCTGATTTATGAAGACCAGCCCTGCACATTCTTCTACATTTCTGATAAGCTGCTTGCGGTTGATAAGAGGTTTTATGGAATTTCTGTTACTGATTCAGGAACATTGACACCCATCCAGTACTGGTATGTCCCGGAAGGGCTGCAGAAGTATCAATGA
- the ispD gene encoding 2-C-methyl-D-erythritol 4-phosphate cytidylyltransferase, which translates to MNKIVAIVPAAGCGRRVGTKTNKQFLKLKGVPVSIFTMRRLSEISEIDGIFPVIRPDEILLFERKILQFPVGKILGVIPGGPERQDSVFNALNALRETRPEIVLIHDGVRPFFELKCVTACISAAREHGGAAVGLRAVDTIRQGRQGVFGKTLLRDEIYQMQTPQAFRFGELLSAYEEIRKQGLKITDDVQAFEFSGRVTAIVEGSRYNFKITTLEDMMLARKMINHVEI; encoded by the coding sequence ATGAATAAGATTGTGGCGATTGTTCCAGCTGCAGGCTGCGGAAGGCGTGTTGGCACCAAAACCAACAAGCAGTTCCTCAAACTTAAAGGAGTGCCGGTTTCCATTTTCACGATGCGCAGACTCTCGGAAATATCTGAAATCGATGGTATTTTCCCTGTGATCAGGCCTGACGAGATCCTGCTGTTTGAGCGGAAGATTCTGCAATTCCCAGTGGGGAAAATTCTGGGTGTGATTCCGGGCGGCCCAGAGAGGCAGGATTCCGTTTTCAATGCTCTGAACGCTCTGAGAGAAACGCGGCCAGAAATCGTGCTGATCCATGACGGTGTAAGGCCTTTTTTTGAGTTGAAGTGTGTTACTGCCTGCATCAGCGCTGCCAGGGAGCATGGTGGAGCTGCCGTCGGTTTAAGGGCCGTGGATACAATCAGGCAGGGGCGCCAGGGTGTCTTTGGAAAAACTCTTCTGCGGGATGAGATTTATCAGATGCAGACCCCGCAGGCTTTCAGATTTGGCGAACTGCTGTCTGCATACGAAGAAATCAGAAAACAGGGCTTGAAAATCACTGACGATGTCCAGGCATTTGAATTCTCGGGCAGAGTTACTGCCATCGTGGAGGGCAGCAGATACAATTTTAAGATTACGACTCTGGAAGACATGATGCTCGCGAGGAAAATGATCAATCATGTGGAAATTTAA
- a CDS encoding glycosyltransferase, producing MNRAKLNVLELVKLFYPPEVGGIEVFVNEFSHEAAKFTNLKVLCASNDSRKHLDQFEGFKAYRAPSLGKFFSLPVAPGALWYLKQALSGIDLIHFHLPNPIFNLAWCLLNPDLPIVIQWHSDIVRQWYFMPFYQPFQTMLLKRANCIVTTTPNYIDGSQYLAPFKDKCRTIPLGINPGKFTENPAMELEIRRKYPGKPIVFSLGRLIPYKGYSYLVEAAREFDAYVLIGGEGPLRNELQQQIRELNLSDRVFLLGGMLQKELAAYYRACDLFALSSITRNEAFGIVQMEAMYFGRPVVSTVIPGSGVSWVNQDGITGFTVPCMDAKAFGGAVKKILSNPELASEFSTNAKQRFEELFHIRSVVQAYLQIFEEVAGNR from the coding sequence ATGAACAGAGCAAAGCTGAACGTGCTTGAACTCGTCAAACTTTTTTATCCCCCTGAAGTGGGTGGAATCGAAGTGTTTGTCAATGAATTTTCCCACGAGGCCGCCAAATTTACCAATTTGAAAGTACTCTGCGCATCCAACGACAGCAGGAAGCATCTCGACCAGTTCGAAGGATTTAAAGCATACCGCGCACCCAGCCTGGGAAAATTCTTTTCTCTGCCTGTGGCTCCGGGAGCATTATGGTATCTGAAACAAGCTCTGTCCGGGATTGATCTGATCCATTTCCACCTGCCGAATCCGATCTTCAATCTGGCCTGGTGCCTTCTGAATCCTGATCTGCCGATAGTGATCCAGTGGCACAGCGATATTGTCAGGCAATGGTATTTCATGCCTTTTTACCAGCCTTTCCAGACCATGCTGCTCAAACGTGCCAACTGCATAGTCACTACTACCCCTAATTATATTGACGGTTCTCAGTATCTCGCACCATTCAAGGATAAGTGCCGCACGATCCCGCTGGGCATCAATCCCGGCAAATTCACTGAAAATCCAGCCATGGAACTTGAAATAAGGCGGAAATACCCGGGTAAGCCGATCGTTTTCTCCCTGGGCAGGCTGATCCCATATAAGGGCTACTCCTATCTGGTTGAAGCTGCCCGCGAATTCGACGCGTATGTTCTGATCGGGGGAGAGGGTCCGCTGCGGAATGAGCTGCAGCAGCAGATCAGAGAGCTTAACCTGTCAGACAGGGTATTCCTGCTGGGAGGCATGTTGCAGAAAGAATTGGCTGCTTATTATCGGGCCTGCGATCTTTTTGCCCTATCCTCCATTACCCGCAACGAAGCCTTCGGGATTGTACAGATGGAAGCCATGTATTTTGGACGTCCGGTTGTTTCCACTGTGATTCCCGGTTCAGGCGTATCCTGGGTCAATCAGGACGGGATCACAGGTTTCACAGTTCCATGCATGGATGCGAAGGCTTTCGGCGGAGCTGTAAAAAAAATCCTCTCCAATCCGGAACTGGCTTCAGAATTTTCCACGAACGCGAAGCAGCGCTTTGAAGAACTTTTTCATATCAGAAGCGTGGTTCAGGCATATCTGCAGATATTCGAGGAAGTAGCTGGGAATCGATGA